A genomic stretch from Anser cygnoides isolate HZ-2024a breed goose chromosome 30, Taihu_goose_T2T_genome, whole genome shotgun sequence includes:
- the LOC136787700 gene encoding olfactory receptor 14A16-like, with protein sequence MSNRSSITEFLLLAFADTRELQLLHFGLFLGIYLAALLGNGLILTAVACDHRLHTPMYFFLLNLALLDLGCISTTLPKAMANALWDTRAISYQGCAAQVFFFLFFISAEYFTLTVMSYDRYVAICKPLHYGSLVGSRACAQMAAAAWGSGFLNAVLHTATTFSLPLCQGNAVDQFFCEIPQILKLSCSESFLREVGLIVVSVCLVFGCFVFIVLSYVQIFRAVLRMPSEQGRHKAFSTCLPHLAVISLFVSTAVFAYLKPPSISSPSLDLVVAVLYSVVPAAMNPLIYSMRNKELKDALRKLFGYMLLHQ encoded by the coding sequence ATGTCCAACAgaagctccatcaccgagttcctcctgctggcattcgcagacacgcgcgagctgcagctcctgcacttcgggctcttcctgggcatctacctggctgccctcctgggcaacggcctcatcctcaccgccgtcgcctgcgaccaccgcctccacacccccatgtacttcttcctcctcaacctcgccctcctcgacctgggctgcatctccaccactctgcccaaagccatggccaatgccctctgggacaccagggccatctcctaccaagggtgtgctgcacaggtctttttctttctcttctttatatcagcagaatattttactcttactgtcatgtcctacgaccgctacgttgccatctgcaagcccctgcactacgggagcctcgtgggcagcagagcttgtgcccagatggcagcagctgcctggggcagtggctttctcaatgctgtcctgcacacggccactacattttccctgcccctctgccaaggcaatgctgtggaccagttcttctgtgaaatcccccagatcctcaagctctcctgctcagagtcATTTCTCAGGGAGGTTGGGCTTATTGTAGTTAGTGTCTGTTTAgtatttggctgttttgttttcattgtgctgtcctatgtgcagatcttcagggcagtgctgaggatgccctctgagcagggccggcacaaagccttttccacgtgcctccctcacctggccgtgatctccctgtttgtcagcactgccgtgtttgcctacctgaagcccccctccatctcctccccatccctggacctggttgtggcagttctgtactctgtggttcctgctgccatgaatcccctcatctacagcatgagaaacaaggagctcaaggATGCATTGAGGAAACTCTTTGGatacatgcttcttcatcaATAA
- the LOC136787677 gene encoding olfactory receptor 14A16-like, whose protein sequence is MANSSSVSEFLLLAFADTRELQLLHFGLFLGIYLAALLGNGLILTAVACDHRLHTPMYFFLLNLALLDLGCISTTLPKAMANALWDNRVISYLGCAAQLFFIAFLLGAEYSLLTVMSYDRYVAICKPLHYGSLVGSRACAQMAAAAWGSGFLHAVLHTATTFSLPLCQGNAVDQFFCEIPQILKLSCSDAYLRELGALVCSVSLAFGCFVFIVFSYIQIFMAVLRMPSEQGQHKAFSMCLPHLAVVSLFISTAMFAYLKPPSISSPSLDLVVSFLYSLVPPAVNPLIYSMRNQELKHALWKLMTRCVSEAINFHSTSADD, encoded by the coding sequence atggccaacagcagctctgtgagcgagttcctcctgctggcattcgcagacacgcgggagctgcagctcctgcacttcgggctcttcctgggcatctacctggctgccctcctgggcaacggcctcatcctcaccgccgtagcctgcgaccaccgcctccacacccccatgtacttcttcctcctcaacctcgccctcctcgacctgggctgcatctccaccactctccccaaagccatggccaatgccctctgggacaatAGGGTCATCTCCTATCTAGGATGTGCTGCCCAActctttttcattgctttcttgcttggagcagagtattcccttctcactgtcatgtcctatgaccgctacgtggccatctgcaagcccctgcactacgggagcctcgtgggcagcagagcttgtgcccagatggcagcagctgcctggggcagtggctttctccatgctgtcctgcacacggccactacattttccctgcccctctgccaaggcaatgctgtggaccagttcttctgtgaaatcccccagatcctcaagctctcctgctcagatgcctacctcagggaacttggggcacttgtgtgtagtgtttctttagcttttggctgttttgttttcattgttttctcctATATTCAGATCTTcatggctgtgctgaggatgccctctgagcagggccagcacaaagccttttcaatgtgcctccctcacctggccgtggtctccctgtttatcagcactgccatgtttgcctacctgaagcccccctccatctcttccccatccctggacctggtggtgtcatttctgtactcgctggtgcctccagcagtgaaccccctcatctacagcatgaggaaccaggagctcaaacATGCGTTGTGGAAATTGATGACTAGATGTGTTTCGGAAGCAATAAATTTCCATTCTACCTCTGCAGATGACTAA
- the LOC136787678 gene encoding olfactory receptor 14C36-like, with protein MPNSSSVSEFLLLAFADTRELQLLHFGLFLGIYLAALLGNGLILTAVACDHRLHTPMYFFLLNLALLDLGCISTTLPKAMANALWDNRIISYLGCAAQLFFVAFLVGAEYSLLTVMSYDRYVAICKPLHYGSLVGSRACAQMAAAAWGSGFLSAVLHTATTFSLPLCQGNAVDQLFCEIPQILKLSCSDAYLKEVGALVCSVSLAFGCFVFIVFSYIQIFKAVLRMPSEQGRHKAFSTCLPHLAVVSLFISTGMFAYLKPPSISSPSMDLIVAVLYSVVPSSVNPLIYSMRNQELKDAVRKLFGYMLLRNP; from the coding sequence atgccgaacagcagctctgtgagcgagttcctcctgctggcattcgcagacacgcgcgagctgcagctcctgcacttcgggctcttcctgggcatctacctggctgccctcctgggcaacggcctcatcctcaccgccgtagcctgcgaccaccgcctccacacccccatgtacttcttcctcctcaacctcgccctcctcgacctgggctgcatctccaccactctccccaaagccatggccaatgccctctgggacaatAGGATCATCTCCTATCTAGGATGTGCTGCCCAACTCTTTTTCGTTGCTTTCTTGGTTGGAGCGGAGTATTcccttctcactgtcatgtcctatgaccgctacgttgccatctgcaagcccctgcactacgggagcctcgtgggcagcagagcttgtgcccagatggcagcagctgcctggggcagtggctttctcagtgctgtcctgcacacggccactacattttccctgcccctctgccaaggcaatgctgtggaccagctcttctgtgaaatcccccagatcctcaagctctcctgctcagacgcCTACCTAAaggaagttggggcacttgtgtgtagtgtttctttagcttttggctgttttgttttcattgttttctcctATATTCAGATCTTTAaggccgtgctgaggatgccctctgagcagggccggcacaaagccttttccacgtgcctccctcacctggccgtggtctccctgtttataagcactggcatgtttgcctacctgaagcccccctccatctcctctccatcaATGGATCTTATTGTGGCAGTTCTCTATTCAGTTGTTCCTTCAtcagtgaaccccctcatctacagcatgaggaaccaggagctcaaggatgcaGTAAGGAAACTCTTTGGATACATGCTTCTTCGGAATCCATAA